A window from Deltaproteobacteria bacterium encodes these proteins:
- a CDS encoding MBL fold metallo-hydrolase, which translates to MRDNHIKFTALGGCGEIGANAYHLELDGTGILLDAGIHPKKYGKDSLPLLEGLRKKEIHAILISHCHIDHLGALPVVLKYFPTPRIFMTGPSFPISMRMLHNTVTVMERLKEEKGVSEYPFYTHQEIDMIANLFQAMEYGKAFRIPSMNGYHREELEGLFLDAGHILGSAGTLIRGRERTVFYTGDTCRHDQTVIKGALYPKEAIDLLILENTLCSSPEAERKKRGNEIQRLAAEIRRVIDRGGTVLIPTFALGRTQELLSILNRLKKRDRIPDVPILVSGMGKVFSKIYDRFALHTRRKDPELLFKDIPTRSLNSRNSLTKKSFKNPSIIVATSGMLSEKTPANQLSWGMVENPKHGIFFVGYLDEDTPGFQLLNTPQGQEVTIDRLLPPRKKVCDVLTFRFSAHSHRQEILQIVEDLTPKKVILVHGETGSVGWTAEMIRQMEKGIEVIIPELGKEICL; encoded by the coding sequence ATGCGTGACAACCATATCAAATTCACTGCTCTGGGGGGGTGCGGCGAGATCGGCGCCAACGCCTATCACCTTGAGCTCGATGGAACCGGAATCCTTCTGGATGCAGGAATTCACCCCAAGAAGTACGGAAAAGACAGTCTTCCCCTGCTGGAAGGACTTCGCAAAAAAGAGATTCATGCAATCCTGATCAGTCATTGCCATATCGACCACTTAGGCGCCCTTCCGGTCGTCCTGAAGTATTTTCCGACGCCGAGGATCTTCATGACCGGCCCCTCCTTCCCCATCTCCATGCGGATGCTGCACAACACGGTCACCGTTATGGAACGGCTGAAGGAAGAAAAGGGCGTCTCCGAGTATCCCTTCTACACACACCAGGAAATCGACATGATCGCCAACCTCTTTCAGGCGATGGAGTACGGGAAGGCCTTCCGGATTCCCTCCATGAACGGCTATCATCGGGAGGAACTGGAAGGTCTTTTTCTGGATGCCGGGCACATTCTCGGATCTGCCGGGACCCTGATCCGGGGCAGAGAAAGGACGGTCTTCTATACGGGAGACACCTGCCGGCATGACCAGACCGTCATCAAAGGCGCCCTCTATCCCAAAGAAGCGATCGATCTTTTGATCCTCGAGAACACCCTCTGCTCCAGTCCGGAAGCGGAACGAAAAAAACGGGGGAATGAAATCCAGCGTCTCGCTGCGGAAATCCGTCGGGTCATCGACCGGGGAGGAACGGTCCTGATTCCGACCTTTGCGCTGGGCCGGACCCAGGAACTCCTCTCGATTCTTAACCGGTTGAAAAAGCGGGACCGCATCCCCGATGTCCCGATCCTGGTCAGCGGTATGGGCAAGGTCTTCTCCAAAATCTATGATCGGTTCGCCCTCCATACACGCAGGAAGGACCCGGAACTCCTCTTTAAAGATATCCCAACCCGGTCGCTGAACTCCAGAAACTCGCTGACGAAGAAAAGCTTCAAAAACCCGAGCATCATCGTTGCCACCTCAGGAATGTTGAGCGAAAAAACACCCGCCAATCAGCTCTCCTGGGGAATGGTGGAAAACCCGAAGCATGGGATTTTCTTCGTCGGATACCTCGATGAAGACACCCCGGGATTTCAACTCCTGAATACTCCCCAAGGTCAGGAGGTCACCATCGACAGATTGCTTCCCCCCCGCAAGAAGGTCTGCGATGTCCTCACCTTCCGATTTTCAGCCCATTCTCACCGGCAAGAGATCCTGCAGATTGTAGAGGACCTGACGCCTAAAAAGGTGATTCTCGTTCACGGAGAAACCGGATCGGTCGGTTGGACGGCGGAGATGATCCGGCAGATGGAAAAGGGGATCGAGGTGATCATCCCGGAGTTGGGAAAGGAGATCTGCTTGTAG
- a CDS encoding ROK family glucokinase: MRKSLIGVDLGGTNIRVAGISFRGEIFQRRKASTEGECGKDAVIEKLVRRIRHALEREKREGRKAVAIGVGVPGVILARRGIIVSSPNLPDWLNVPLKEMIRKEFALPVVVENDANAAAFGEKWVGVGKGANSLICLTLGTGVGGGIILDGKVWHGEDGMAAEVGHTTVNPDGPQCKCGNTGCLEVYASATGIVSEVRRRMKREGSLLKKSFQGREDFFRAEDVFRAAKKGDRVSLKVIEQMGRYLGIGIANLVNLFNPDMVVLSGGVTAAWKDFIEIVNEEVRARAFVVPRKRAKILKAKLGDNAGLIGAAGVALEMIREKR; encoded by the coding sequence ATGCGTAAATCATTAATCGGTGTCGATCTCGGCGGGACGAATATCCGGGTCGCCGGGATCTCCTTTCGGGGAGAGATCTTCCAGCGTCGCAAGGCTTCAACGGAAGGGGAGTGCGGGAAAGATGCCGTCATCGAAAAGTTGGTCCGAAGGATCCGGCATGCTCTGGAACGGGAAAAGCGGGAGGGGCGCAAAGCGGTGGCTATCGGCGTCGGCGTCCCCGGTGTGATCCTGGCCCGTCGGGGAATCATCGTTTCTTCTCCCAACCTGCCCGACTGGCTGAATGTCCCCCTGAAAGAAATGATCCGAAAGGAATTTGCTCTCCCTGTTGTTGTAGAGAATGATGCCAATGCGGCGGCCTTTGGGGAAAAATGGGTCGGCGTCGGCAAGGGAGCCAACAGCCTCATATGCCTGACGCTTGGGACCGGTGTCGGGGGTGGAATCATTCTTGACGGGAAGGTCTGGCATGGGGAAGATGGGATGGCCGCCGAGGTAGGTCATACCACGGTCAATCCGGACGGCCCCCAATGCAAGTGCGGAAATACGGGTTGCCTGGAAGTGTATGCCTCGGCCACCGGGATCGTTAGTGAAGTTCGGCGGCGTATGAAAAGGGAAGGTTCCCTTTTGAAAAAAAGTTTCCAGGGACGGGAGGATTTCTTCCGGGCTGAAGATGTCTTTCGGGCAGCGAAGAAAGGGGACCGGGTCTCCCTGAAGGTGATCGAGCAGATGGGACGCTACCTCGGGATCGGGATTGCCAACCTGGTAAATCTCTTCAATCCCGACATGGTCGTCCTTTCCGGCGGTGTGACGGCGGCCTGGAAGGATTTTATAGAAATTGTTAACGAAGAAGTGCGGGCCCGGGCCTTTGTCGTGCCCAGGAAACGGGCGAAGATTTTGAAGGCGAAATTAGGAGACAACGCCGGTCTCATTGGTGCTGCGGGTGTAGCGCTGGAGATGATCCGGGAAAAAAGATAA